Genomic window (Microbacterium oxydans):
TGGCAGCGACTTCCGGCAACGCGGTGGGCACGAGCTGCGTGACTTGAATCAGCAAAGCTGACCTCGATAGGACCTGAGGAGAGTTCGTGAAGAGTCCAGATACTTCCACTCTGAAGAGGACTACACGTACCCGACGGGACTGGACGCAGAGCAAGCGGACCCCGAGGACCACTCGTCCCCCGTCGATTGCTCACATTGTGGCTTCAACACCGACGCCATGAGCGGACTCGCGACGGTGGACCGCCTCAACCCCGACGTCACCAGCGGATTCAAGACAGTAGGAGACCTCGGATACCCCACACCACGCGTTCCCCGTCTCCACACTGCACTCCAGCGAAACCGTCTCGCGGTGAGTACTACCCAGAGCGCGCTTCCCGCTCCCTTATGCATCCCCGCCGACGCGCATGAAGCGGGCGAAACTATCGGGCACCCGGTGGGGGGGCCACTGCCCCGCTATCCGTATGTTTCACGTGAAACATGCTGATTCCAGCGAACACCAAGGCCCAAAACCGCCGGTACTGCATCCCGGGGGCATCTCTTCGCGCCTCATCGGGCAGTCGAGTCGGCGTCTAAACGGCATCTACCAGCCCGGCCATCGCCACTGCTCCCCTGTCCAGATGTCGCAAACCCGACCGGATCCGCACCGCAATGAACTCCTGCAAAGCAAAAGCGGGATGTTTCACGTGAAACATCCCGCTCGCCGACTTCTGGAAACCTACCGGACTCTTGCCCGAACCGCCCTCGTCGTCTCGGTGAGCACACCCTCGCCGAGAACCTCGACGCGGACGTCACTGAGCCGGAACTTCTTGATCTGTTTCTGCGCAGCTTCGATCTCGTTCGCAGCATTCATGCCTTTGAGAAGCGTGAGCTCTCCCCCGTCACGCACGAGCGGCGCCGTGATCGGGATGAGTGTGCGCAGCGCACTCACGGCCCGAGCAGTGACCACATCGAAGCCATCGGTGGGCTTGACGTCTTCTGCGCGAGCACGATGGACGATGACGTTGGTCAGCTCCAGCTCCTGCACCTGCTCATTGAGCCAGGTGACGCGACGTTCCATCGGTTCGATGAGCGTCCATTCGACGTCAGGACGAGCAATCGCGAGCACGAGTCCGGGGAGACCCGCCCCGGAACCGATGTCCGCGACGCGACCATGGAAGAGCGGGGCCGCGATCACACTGTTGAGGATGTGTCGCGACCACAGCCGCGGGAGTTCCAGCGGTCCGATCAGACCTCGCTCCTCGCCCTCGCGAGCGAGCGCAGCAGTGAACTCTCGTGCCGCGTCGATCCGATCTCCGAAGAGATCCTCGGCGATGGCCGGCTCGACCTCGACATCACTCATGGGACGAAACGATCCGACGATGTTTCACGTGAAACATCAACGACGACGGAGGACCGTGTGCCGGTCAGCGCCCTCACCGTAGGACTCGGAGACGAGTCCACGCTCGGCGGCGATGTCATGTACGAGCTTGCGCTCGTAGCTCGACATCGAGGGCAGCGAAGCCTGCGACGAACCCTCGTCCAGCTTGGCTGCAGCGGCATCGACCAGAGTCTCGAGCTGGCGACGACGCGTGTCGCGCGAACCCGCGATATCGAGGATCAGCCGCGAGAACGAACCCGTCTTGCTCTGCACGGCGAGGCGGGTCAGTTCCTGCAAGGCCTGCACCGTCTCCGGAGCGGAGAGCAGCGCGAGTGCATCGCCTTCGGCCTCCACCGAGACGTAGGCCCGACCCTGGCGGACATCGAGGTTCAGATCCCCATCGATATCCGCGATGTCGAGGAGCTCCTCGAGGTAGTCCGCGGCGACGTCGCCCTCGTTCTCGAGCTGAGCCACGGTGGGCTCGGTGTTCTCGGTCATGGTCTCGCTCATGAACCGCTCCCCTTCTTCTTCGCACGCTTCTTGCCCACAGGCTGCTGACGCTTGGGGGCCTCGGCCTTCGCCTTCTCGGCCTCTTCCAGCAAACGCTGCTGCTCGGCTTCGTAGGCGGCCATCGGAACGACCTTGCCCGACGAGTCGATCGCCTTGCCCTTGCGAGCGAGTCGCTCTTCGCGAGCCTTGGCCGCTTCCGAGCCCGGGGTGGGCATCTCACGGATGACGAGGAACTGCTGTCCCATGGTCCAGAGGTTGGAGATGAACCAGTACACGACGACGCCGAGGGGGAAGAAGACGCCCGAGAAGATGAAGCCCAGCGGCAGCACGTAGAGCATGATCTTCTGCATCTGGTACGCCTGGCCGGTCTTGGCCTCGGGCGACAGGTTCTTCGAGATGATCTGCAGCTGCGTGAAGAACTGCGAACCGATCATCAGGACGACGAGCGTCA
Coding sequences:
- the rsmG gene encoding 16S rRNA (guanine(527)-N(7))-methyltransferase RsmG is translated as MSDVEVEPAIAEDLFGDRIDAAREFTAALAREGEERGLIGPLELPRLWSRHILNSVIAAPLFHGRVADIGSGAGLPGLVLAIARPDVEWTLIEPMERRVTWLNEQVQELELTNVIVHRARAEDVKPTDGFDVVTARAVSALRTLIPITAPLVRDGGELTLLKGMNAANEIEAAQKQIKKFRLSDVRVEVLGEGVLTETTRAVRARVR
- a CDS encoding protein jag, with product MSETMTENTEPTVAQLENEGDVAADYLEELLDIADIDGDLNLDVRQGRAYVSVEAEGDALALLSAPETVQALQELTRLAVQSKTGSFSRLILDIAGSRDTRRRQLETLVDAAAAKLDEGSSQASLPSMSSYERKLVHDIAAERGLVSESYGEGADRHTVLRRR